One region of Olleya sp. Hel_I_94 genomic DNA includes:
- a CDS encoding dicarboxylate/amino acid:cation symporter, whose amino-acid sequence MKKLALHWKIIIGMILGIIFGFLMNSVDGGRGFVGDWIAPFGTIFINLLKLIAVPLILASLIKGISDLKDISKIKSMGLRTIGIYIGTTVIAIVIGLSIVNIIKPGEGMPQDTIENIKTAYQGNADVMIGKAKVTKEAGPLQPLVDIFPSNIFNSFAEPAMLQVIFFALFVGICLLLIPEKKAKPLIDFFDSLNEVVMKMVDLIMLFAPYAVFALMANVIIAFDDTTILVKLLGYAACVVFGLFLMICFYLMLVKVVTKKSPLWFLKQFSPAQLLAFSTSSSAATLPVTMERVEEHLGVDKEVAGFVLPVGATVNMDGTSLYQGIAAVFIMQVIWPEGLTFTNQLVIVGTALLASIGSAAVPSAGMVMLVIVLEAIGFPAELLPIGLALIFAVDRPLDMCRTVVNVTGDATVSMLVAKSLGKLHDNPKAKEWDDNYENVK is encoded by the coding sequence ATGAAAAAACTTGCATTACACTGGAAAATTATAATAGGAATGATATTAGGTATCATTTTTGGATTTTTAATGAATAGCGTTGATGGAGGTAGAGGTTTTGTTGGAGATTGGATAGCACCTTTTGGAACTATTTTTATTAATTTATTAAAATTGATTGCTGTTCCGTTAATATTAGCGTCACTAATAAAAGGAATTTCTGACCTAAAAGATATTTCTAAAATTAAATCTATGGGCTTACGTACCATAGGTATTTATATTGGGACAACTGTTATAGCTATAGTTATTGGTTTAAGTATAGTTAATATTATTAAGCCAGGCGAAGGAATGCCTCAAGACACAATCGAGAACATCAAAACAGCATACCAAGGTAATGCAGATGTTATGATAGGCAAAGCCAAAGTGACTAAAGAAGCTGGTCCATTACAACCATTAGTAGATATTTTTCCTAGTAATATATTTAATTCGTTTGCAGAGCCAGCGATGTTACAAGTTATATTCTTTGCTTTATTTGTGGGTATATGCTTACTATTAATTCCGGAGAAAAAAGCCAAACCATTAATTGATTTCTTTGATTCTTTAAATGAAGTGGTTATGAAAATGGTAGATTTAATTATGTTGTTTGCTCCTTATGCAGTATTTGCACTAATGGCAAATGTAATTATCGCATTTGATGATACCACCATATTGGTTAAACTATTGGGTTATGCTGCATGCGTAGTATTTGGTTTATTTTTAATGATTTGCTTCTACCTAATGCTAGTCAAAGTAGTTACTAAAAAATCACCTTTATGGTTTTTAAAACAATTTAGTCCAGCGCAATTATTAGCATTTTCTACATCAAGTAGTGCTGCTACATTACCTGTAACTATGGAGCGTGTAGAGGAGCATTTAGGTGTTGATAAAGAAGTCGCAGGATTTGTTTTACCAGTAGGAGCAACGGTTAATATGGATGGTACAAGTTTATACCAAGGTATTGCTGCTGTATTTATTATGCAAGTTATTTGGCCTGAAGGACTAACTTTTACAAATCAATTAGTTATTGTAGGTACCGCTTTATTAGCTTCTATTGGTAGTGCTGCAGTACCAAGTGCTGGTATGGTTATGTTAGTCATTGTATTAGAAGCTATCGGATTTCCTGCAGAATTACTACCTATTGGGTTAGCTTTAATTTTTGCGGTTGACAGACCATTAGATATGTGCAGAACGGTAGTTAATGTAACAGGAGATGCGACTGTATCTATGTTAGTAGCTAAGTCCTTAGGTAAATTACATGATAATCCTAAGGCTAAAGAATGGGATGATAATTATGAAAATGTAAAATAA
- a CDS encoding sulfurtransferase, with translation MDGFDTIVSVDWLKANINHDQLIVLDASIPKVGSQSLKPNQKYIPKARFFDIKNAFSDVNATFPNTIPSEIQFETEAQKLGINNTSFIVVYDALGIYSSPRAWWLFKTFGHNNVAVLDGGLPEWEASGYVTEHKYKTDFKSGNFTAKYNPNNVVYFESIEAISKDPDFTIIDARSNDRFTSKVKEPRAGLRSGTIPNSINLPHDAILEGYKLKSIDELRLIFETILKQNQHIVFSCGSGITASVLSLAATIIGYNNSVYDGSWTEYGTLKSSIMKQPNTWTKDELLAYILIFIAHSDLDETKKEKNYILSRVNKDVYNRVHEKFEEDNDYQSIQNIIEAVKTHDYYRNDFADLFADIKLMAFADGEMDQMEKAAYNLLKKILKA, from the coding sequence ATGGATGGATTTGATACTATTGTTTCGGTAGATTGGTTGAAGGCTAACATTAATCATGACCAGCTAATCGTATTGGATGCGTCTATACCAAAAGTAGGAAGTCAGTCTTTAAAACCGAATCAAAAGTATATTCCAAAAGCCCGTTTTTTTGATATAAAAAACGCTTTTAGTGATGTTAACGCAACATTTCCTAATACAATACCCTCAGAGATACAATTTGAAACAGAAGCCCAAAAACTTGGAATTAATAATACTAGTTTTATTGTGGTTTATGACGCTTTAGGCATCTATTCTAGTCCAAGAGCTTGGTGGCTTTTTAAAACGTTTGGACATAATAATGTAGCGGTTTTAGATGGTGGTTTGCCAGAATGGGAAGCTAGCGGTTATGTTACAGAACATAAATATAAAACAGATTTTAAATCTGGCAATTTTACAGCTAAATACAACCCAAATAATGTAGTATACTTTGAGTCGATTGAAGCTATTAGTAAAGATCCAGATTTTACAATTATTGATGCTAGATCTAATGATAGATTTACTAGTAAAGTAAAAGAACCTAGAGCAGGTTTACGATCTGGCACAATACCAAACTCGATAAATTTACCGCACGATGCTATTTTAGAGGGTTACAAGCTTAAGTCTATAGATGAGTTGCGTCTGATTTTTGAAACTATTTTAAAGCAGAATCAACACATAGTATTTAGTTGTGGCTCTGGTATTACAGCATCTGTTTTAAGCTTAGCAGCAACAATTATAGGTTATAATAATAGTGTTTACGATGGATCGTGGACAGAATACGGAACTTTAAAATCTTCAATAATGAAACAACCTAATACATGGACTAAGGACGAATTGTTAGCCTATATTTTAATATTTATAGCACATTCAGATTTAGACGAAACTAAAAAAGAAAAAAATTATATTCTTTCTAGAGTTAATAAAGACGTTTATAATCGTGTACACGAAAAATTTGAAGAAGATAACGACTATCAAAGTATTCAAAATATAATTGAAGCAGTTAAAACTCATGATTATTATCGCAATGATTTTGCAGATCTATTTGCAGATATAAAACTTATGGCTTTTGCAGATGGTGAAATGGATCAAATGGAGAAAGCTGCTTATAATTTATTAAAAAAAATACTAAAAGCTTAG
- a CDS encoding thiol-disulfide oxidoreductase DCC family protein: protein MQNLPNDKSLILFDGVCNLCNTSIQFVIKHDTKNKYLFAPLQSNIGQSIIQKYNLDTSKTDSILLYSNTKGLKVKSTAALVIATHLGFPINMLGVFFIVPTFIRNWVYDFVAKNRYRWYGKKEACMIPTPELKAKFLN, encoded by the coding sequence ATGCAAAATTTACCAAACGACAAATCGCTTATTCTTTTTGATGGTGTATGCAACCTTTGCAACACATCAATACAATTTGTTATAAAACACGATACAAAAAACAAGTATCTATTTGCTCCTTTACAAAGTAATATTGGTCAGTCCATTATCCAGAAATATAACTTGGATACAAGCAAAACAGACTCTATATTACTCTATTCCAATACTAAAGGCTTAAAGGTTAAATCTACTGCTGCTTTAGTAATAGCCACACACTTGGGATTTCCGATAAATATGTTAGGTGTTTTTTTTATAGTGCCTACATTTATTAGAAATTGGGTGTACGACTTTGTAGCTAAAAACCGTTATAGATGGTATGGCAAAAAAGAAGCTTGTATGATTCCTACTCCAGAATTAAAAGCTAAATTTTTAAATTAA
- a CDS encoding DUF962 domain-containing protein, which yields MRTLQQWFDSYAVSHQNPTNISIHFICVPAIFFSVVGLFMSIPSGFLNNILPHPIIANWAFVLLVITLVLFYFRLSVKVGIQMLLFSAFCLVHNYVIAQYVPLVYFSLALFIIAWIGQFYGHKVEGQKPSFIDDLQFLLVGPAWVMYKLFGK from the coding sequence ATGAGAACTTTACAACAATGGTTTGATAGTTATGCTGTCAGTCATCAAAATCCGACAAACATTTCTATACATTTTATATGTGTGCCAGCTATATTTTTTAGTGTTGTTGGTTTGTTTATGTCTATACCTAGTGGATTTTTAAATAATATTTTACCGCATCCTATCATTGCTAATTGGGCATTTGTTTTATTAGTTATAACCTTGGTGTTATTTTATTTTAGACTGTCTGTAAAGGTTGGAATACAAATGTTGTTGTTTTCGGCTTTTTGTCTTGTACATAATTATGTTATTGCGCAATATGTTCCTTTAGTTTACTTCTCTTTAGCGTTATTTATTATAGCTTGGATTGGTCAATTTTATGGTCATAAGGTAGAAGGTCAAAAACCTAGTTTTATTGATGATTTACAGTTTTTATTAGTTGGACCAGCTTGGGTTATGTACAAACTATTTGGTAAGTAG
- a CDS encoding endonuclease MutS2 gives MINIHEKTLQDLEFSTVLKQVSEYCVTALGNQKALSILPYKDKETLLNALQLTNEYLSSYYNDNRIPNHGFDTITKELQLLKIENTYLETHSLKKLISISLTANDIVKFLKKFDTYYPGLQQFSTQIEVTTAIIEKVDSVVDRFGDVKDNASALLQNIRQQINKLKGKINSSFTSALNQYHNLEYLDDIRESVVDNKRVLAVKAMYRRKVKGAIMGGSKTGSIVYIEPETTLQHTRELNNLEYEESEEVVRILKEVTNYIRHYLPLLELYQTFLTEMDVISAKAKYAKSMNAILPEISEDRALYLRDAYHPLLYLNNLEKKEKTFPQTIGLKEDSRIIVISGPNAGGKSITLKTVGLLQVMLQSGFLIPVHERSKAFLFDRIVSDIGDNQSIENHLSTYSYRLKQMNYFLKKINKNTLFLIDEFGTGSDPELGGALAETFLEEFYARKAYGIITTHYANLKMLANEKEEMINANMMFDERTLEPMYKLALGQAGSSFTFEVAQKNGIPYSLINRSKKKIERSKVRFDATIAKLQKQRAKLEKTSESLKVNEKKKQSEADKLEEINAKVQKKLENYQELYDSNQRLIYLGQKMNDIAEKFFNDKKKKELMSELFRLVQIENSKRKKITAKQAKAEKAKEKQVKQEAEKTVEVIRKKKKDAKEKEKNKPVAPKAILKVGDRVRMNDGRAVGTIDKFEKGKAIVNYGMFTTNVNVDVLELVEAVKKK, from the coding sequence ATGATAAACATTCACGAAAAGACATTACAAGATTTAGAGTTTTCTACCGTTTTAAAGCAAGTAAGCGAGTATTGCGTTACTGCTTTAGGTAACCAAAAAGCACTAAGTATTTTACCATATAAAGACAAAGAAACGCTACTTAACGCATTACAGTTAACTAACGAGTATCTATCGTCTTACTATAATGATAATCGCATTCCAAATCATGGTTTTGACACCATTACTAAAGAGCTGCAATTATTAAAAATAGAAAATACCTATTTAGAAACCCATAGTCTTAAAAAACTAATTTCTATATCCTTAACCGCTAACGATATTGTCAAATTTTTAAAAAAGTTTGACACCTATTATCCAGGTTTACAACAATTTAGCACACAAATTGAAGTCACCACTGCTATAATTGAAAAGGTGGATAGCGTTGTGGATCGTTTTGGAGACGTAAAGGATAACGCTTCGGCTTTATTACAAAACATTAGACAACAAATAAATAAGTTAAAAGGTAAAATTAACTCTAGCTTTACCTCTGCTTTAAACCAATATCACAATCTAGAATATCTAGATGATATTAGAGAGTCTGTGGTGGACAACAAACGCGTACTAGCAGTAAAAGCTATGTATAGACGTAAAGTTAAAGGTGCCATTATGGGTGGAAGTAAAACAGGAAGTATTGTTTATATTGAGCCTGAAACCACGTTACAACACACCAGAGAACTTAATAATTTAGAATACGAAGAAAGCGAAGAAGTCGTGCGTATCCTAAAAGAAGTGACCAATTACATTCGTCATTACTTACCGTTATTAGAGTTATATCAAACCTTTTTAACCGAAATGGATGTGATTTCCGCGAAAGCGAAATATGCTAAATCCATGAACGCTATTTTACCAGAAATTAGCGAAGACAGAGCGTTATACTTGCGTGATGCCTACCATCCACTACTCTATTTAAACAATTTAGAGAAAAAAGAAAAAACGTTTCCGCAAACCATTGGACTTAAAGAAGACAGTCGCATTATTGTGATTTCGGGTCCAAATGCTGGAGGTAAATCCATTACATTAAAAACCGTTGGTTTACTGCAAGTCATGTTGCAATCCGGTTTTTTAATTCCTGTGCATGAGCGTAGCAAAGCCTTTTTATTTGATCGTATTGTTAGCGATATTGGAGATAATCAATCCATCGAGAATCATTTAAGTACCTATAGCTACCGTTTAAAACAGATGAATTATTTCTTGAAGAAAATTAACAAGAATACGCTGTTTTTAATTGACGAATTTGGTACTGGATCTGATCCAGAATTAGGAGGTGCTTTAGCTGAAACTTTTTTGGAAGAATTTTATGCTAGAAAAGCCTACGGAATTATTACCACACATTACGCTAACCTAAAAATGTTGGCTAATGAAAAGGAAGAAATGATAAACGCTAACATGATGTTTGACGAGCGTACCTTGGAACCAATGTACAAATTAGCATTAGGTCAAGCAGGTAGTAGTTTTACGTTTGAAGTCGCACAAAAAAATGGAATTCCGTATAGCTTAATTAATCGTTCTAAAAAGAAAATTGAACGCAGTAAAGTCCGCTTTGATGCAACGATAGCTAAGCTGCAAAAACAACGTGCTAAGCTTGAAAAAACAAGCGAATCGCTAAAGGTTAATGAAAAGAAAAAACAATCTGAAGCTGATAAATTAGAAGAAATCAATGCTAAAGTTCAGAAAAAACTAGAAAACTATCAAGAGTTATATGACAGCAATCAACGACTGATTTATTTAGGTCAGAAAATGAATGATATTGCAGAGAAATTTTTTAACGATAAGAAGAAAAAAGAGTTAATGTCAGAGTTATTTAGATTAGTACAAATTGAAAACTCTAAACGAAAAAAAATAACTGCAAAACAAGCTAAAGCCGAAAAAGCTAAAGAGAAACAAGTTAAACAGGAAGCCGAAAAAACAGTAGAAGTCATCCGTAAAAAGAAGAAAGACGCTAAAGAAAAAGAAAAAAACAAACCTGTAGCACCAAAAGCAATCTTAAAAGTTGGTGATCGCGTTAGGATGAATGATGGTCGCGCTGTTGGTACTATTGATAAGTTTGAAAAAGGCAAAGCAATTGTGAACTATGGTATGTTTACCACTAACGTCAATGTTGATGTATTAGAGCTTGTTGAGGCTGTTAAAAAGAAATAA
- a CDS encoding YbjQ family protein has translation MAKPKDIIVTTTASIVGMKVVKHIQPVSAHIVLGTNVFSDFLGGLTDVFGGKSSSYQKRLNSIYEDAITKIKYSCYEVGGNCVLGLKIDIDEISGKGKSMFMITAIGTAVISKHENGNEIKQKTIAEKISVDEINDLRQKNLIIKKAKEDTLNFNNDTWQFITSNQMIEVFPFLLTKLSYFLNSNYPENKINEFTEKLKIYIDNLSDENKHKILYNFILKNDDNTTINEIKTIIKELFLLDFDLTIELIQNENISKNKIGLSIATFDKSHYDYNDIEGFNRITESINNSFPKRGTKSLKKQILSSKEKEVWICECSKTNNATNEYCSSCENDIYGFKSSELQPKQVIEYIVEKITIINELTKETN, from the coding sequence ATGGCTAAACCAAAAGACATCATAGTGACTACAACCGCTTCAATTGTAGGAATGAAAGTAGTTAAACATATTCAACCAGTATCTGCACATATAGTCTTAGGAACAAATGTGTTTAGTGATTTTTTAGGTGGTTTAACAGATGTATTTGGTGGCAAATCTAGTTCTTATCAAAAAAGACTAAATTCAATTTATGAGGATGCTATAACAAAAATCAAATACTCTTGTTATGAAGTTGGTGGGAATTGTGTACTTGGCTTAAAAATTGATATTGATGAAATATCAGGTAAAGGCAAATCAATGTTTATGATTACAGCTATTGGTACTGCTGTTATATCCAAACATGAAAATGGTAACGAAATAAAACAAAAAACAATTGCTGAAAAAATTTCTGTGGATGAAATAAATGATTTAAGACAGAAGAATTTGATTATAAAAAAAGCTAAAGAAGATACTTTAAATTTTAATAATGATACTTGGCAGTTCATTACTTCTAATCAAATGATTGAAGTCTTCCCATTTTTGCTAACCAAATTATCTTATTTCCTGAATAGTAATTATCCTGAAAACAAGATCAATGAATTTACAGAAAAATTAAAAATTTATATTGACAATCTTTCAGATGAAAACAAACATAAAATTTTATATAATTTCATTTTAAAAAATGATGATAACACTACTATAAACGAAATTAAAACTATAATAAAAGAGTTGTTTCTCTTAGATTTTGATCTCACCATAGAACTTATACAAAATGAAAATATTTCAAAAAATAAAATTGGTTTAAGTATAGCTACTTTTGATAAATCTCATTATGATTATAACGATATTGAGGGTTTTAATCGTATAACAGAATCTATAAATAATTCATTTCCAAAACGAGGCACAAAATCCTTAAAAAAACAAATACTGTCATCTAAAGAAAAAGAAGTCTGGATTTGTGAATGTAGTAAAACTAACAACGCTACAAACGAATATTGTTCTAGTTGTGAGAATGATATTTATGGTTTTAAATCTTCCGAACTACAACCGAAACAAGTTATTGAATATATCGTAGAGAAAATTACTATAATTAATGAGTTAACAAAAGAAACTAATTAA
- a CDS encoding DUF3307 domain-containing protein gives MMLLVLKLVLAHAIGDFVLQPDQWVKDKTIKKHKSKYLYFHVLIHALALLILLQFNANYWIGIVSIVVSHYIIDVIKLNLTKKINPRLLFILDQIAHLIVIAIVALTYTQYSFDINTLYSKNVLALLLSLIAITSIASVIMRLVMSKWILDEDDANDSLEKAGKYIGILERLFVFGFIIINQWSAIGLLIAAKSVFRFGDLSKAKDRKLTEYILIGTLLSFGIAISVGLLYNFIIA, from the coding sequence ATGATGTTATTAGTCCTAAAATTAGTCCTAGCACACGCAATTGGCGATTTTGTCCTGCAACCAGACCAATGGGTAAAAGACAAAACCATAAAAAAGCACAAGTCCAAATACCTATATTTTCATGTGCTAATCCACGCCTTAGCATTACTAATTTTACTACAATTTAATGCCAACTATTGGATAGGAATAGTCAGCATAGTCGTCTCTCATTACATAATAGATGTCATCAAACTTAATCTAACCAAAAAAATAAACCCAAGACTACTATTTATATTAGATCAAATAGCACACCTAATAGTCATTGCAATAGTCGCATTAACTTACACGCAATACAGCTTTGACATCAACACATTATACTCTAAAAACGTTTTAGCATTACTACTATCCTTAATAGCTATAACTAGTATCGCATCCGTAATCATGCGCTTAGTCATGAGCAAATGGATCCTAGACGAGGACGATGCAAACGACTCTTTAGAAAAAGCAGGAAAATACATTGGTATACTAGAGCGATTATTTGTGTTTGGCTTTATAATCATCAATCAATGGAGTGCCATAGGACTATTAATAGCAGCAAAATCCGTGTTTAGGTTTGGCGATTTATCCAAAGCCAAAGACCGTAAATTAACCGAATATATTTTAATAGGTACACTACTTAGTTTTGGAATAGCCATAAGCGTTGGACTACTCTACAATTTTATAATAGCCTAA
- a CDS encoding SatD family protein, which produces MIAVLTGDIINSRQGNVLQWLDTLKKTLDQYGQEPHDWEIFRGDSFQLITTPQVALLAAIHIKAAIKESKLYDVRIAIGLGQQTHKAKKIAESNGPAYVNSGLAFENLKKQTLAINTNQPDWDQPLNIMLNLALLTANNWSSTVANVIVTVLEHPTKNQKEIATLLGKSQSNISEALKRGGYDEVMQLNTYYQQQLQKL; this is translated from the coding sequence ATGATAGCAGTGTTAACAGGAGATATTATAAATTCTAGACAAGGTAATGTCTTGCAATGGTTGGATACTTTAAAAAAAACGCTTGATCAATATGGTCAAGAGCCACACGATTGGGAAATTTTTAGAGGAGACAGTTTTCAATTAATCACCACACCACAAGTTGCATTATTAGCTGCTATACATATAAAAGCAGCCATTAAAGAAAGTAAATTATACGATGTCAGAATCGCAATTGGTTTAGGACAGCAAACCCATAAGGCTAAAAAAATAGCCGAATCCAATGGTCCTGCTTACGTTAACTCTGGTTTAGCTTTTGAAAACCTAAAAAAGCAAACACTAGCCATAAACACAAATCAACCAGATTGGGACCAACCCTTAAACATTATGCTAAATCTAGCCTTATTAACCGCAAATAACTGGAGCAGCACAGTTGCCAATGTTATTGTAACGGTTTTGGAGCATCCTACAAAAAACCAAAAAGAAATAGCTACACTATTAGGCAAATCCCAAAGTAATATCAGCGAAGCCCTAAAACGTGGTGGCTATGATGAGGTCATGCAACTAAACACCTACTACCAACAACAATTACAAAAATTATGA
- a CDS encoding YfcC family protein — protein sequence MKTLKFPSAQTILLIIAGLVTLLTWLVPAGKYQTLGYDKTSNQFTRVSTEQSVTLPATQETLETLNIKIPLEKFTNGDIYKPINIPNTYQQLEAKPQSFYDFVKSPVKGIIEASDIIFLVLIIGGLIGIINSTGAFDAGIGWLANALKGREFILIILVTVLVAAGGTTFGFAEETIAFFPILIPVFLAAKYDAMVGIACIFLGSSIGTMCSTINPFSTIIASDSAGISWTTGLWIRLFMLFACLTIALIYIIRYGKRVQKDPTKSIIYDQQQQIAALFTQNNSKTVAFTTRLRLSLIVFALCFIIMIYGVVALEWWFVEMTSTFLVGSIIIGIIAKIKETDFIDTFVKGAGDLLGVALIIGIARGVTVIMADGLISDTLLHYASGMTQGMNKGVFASALTAIYAGLSFFIPSSSGMAVLTMPIMSPLADSVGIGREIVVNAYQFGMGLFYFINPTGLILASLAVVKVGFNKWLKFIMPLFIILIIFTLVVMTVTSYM from the coding sequence ATGAAAACACTTAAATTTCCTTCTGCACAAACCATTTTACTAATTATTGCAGGATTAGTAACGCTATTAACTTGGTTAGTTCCTGCTGGTAAATACCAAACCTTGGGTTACGATAAAACATCTAATCAGTTTACTAGAGTTAGTACAGAGCAATCTGTTACCTTACCTGCTACTCAGGAAACGTTGGAGACTTTAAATATTAAAATTCCGTTAGAAAAATTTACAAATGGCGACATTTATAAACCTATTAATATTCCAAATACCTACCAACAGCTGGAAGCCAAACCACAAAGTTTTTACGACTTTGTAAAATCGCCAGTTAAGGGTATTATTGAGGCTTCAGACATTATTTTTCTAGTTTTAATTATTGGAGGATTAATTGGTATTATTAATAGTACAGGAGCTTTTGATGCTGGTATTGGATGGTTGGCAAATGCTTTAAAAGGTCGCGAGTTTATCCTTATTATATTAGTTACTGTTTTGGTAGCTGCTGGCGGAACAACGTTTGGTTTTGCTGAAGAGACTATCGCCTTCTTCCCTATTCTAATTCCTGTGTTTTTAGCAGCAAAATATGATGCTATGGTTGGTATTGCTTGTATCTTTTTAGGAAGCTCGATTGGTACCATGTGCTCAACAATTAATCCGTTTAGTACTATTATTGCTAGTGATTCGGCTGGAATTAGTTGGACCACAGGATTATGGATTCGTCTTTTTATGTTGTTTGCCTGTCTGACTATTGCTTTAATTTATATTATTAGATATGGTAAACGTGTCCAAAAAGATCCTACAAAATCTATTATTTATGACCAACAACAGCAAATTGCTGCCTTATTTACACAAAATAACTCAAAAACGGTAGCCTTTACTACTAGATTAAGATTATCCTTAATTGTATTTGCGCTTTGCTTTATAATCATGATTTATGGTGTTGTTGCTTTAGAGTGGTGGTTTGTGGAAATGACTTCTACTTTTTTAGTGGGATCTATCATAATTGGTATTATTGCTAAGATTAAAGAAACCGATTTTATAGACACCTTTGTAAAAGGTGCAGGAGATTTATTAGGTGTTGCCTTAATTATTGGTATTGCACGTGGTGTAACCGTTATTATGGCAGATGGCTTAATTAGTGACACCTTATTACATTATGCTAGCGGAATGACACAAGGTATGAATAAAGGTGTTTTTGCTAGTGCCTTAACTGCTATTTATGCAGGTTTATCCTTTTTTATACCTAGTAGTTCTGGTATGGCTGTACTAACTATGCCAATCATGTCACCTTTAGCGGATAGTGTTGGTATTGGTAGAGAGATTGTGGTTAATGCTTACCAATTTGGTATGGGATTATTTTATTTTATTAACCCAACAGGTTTAATTTTAGCCTCTTTAGCTGTGGTTAAAGTAGGATTTAATAAATGGCTAAAATTTATAATGCCATTATTTATCATCCTAATTATCTTTACTTTAGTAGTCATGACAGTGACTAGCTACATGTAA
- the ung gene encoding uracil-DNA glycosylase: MNVAIHESWKNYLQTEFDKPYFKDLTQFVDNQYKTETCFPPEDLIFNAFNTCTLKALKVVIIGQDPYHNYNQANGLSFSVKDDVKHPPSLVNIFKEIETDLGKPYPSSGNLEPWAKQGVFLLNATLTVRAHEAGSHQNKGWETFTDAVIKTISKQKENVVFLLWGGFAKKKAKLIDGTKHHILTSGHPSPLSANRGYWFGNKHFSQTNSLLISDGLDLINW, translated from the coding sequence ATGAACGTCGCTATCCATGAAAGTTGGAAAAATTATTTACAAACCGAATTTGATAAACCTTATTTTAAAGATTTAACTCAATTTGTAGACAATCAATATAAAACTGAAACTTGTTTTCCACCAGAAGATTTAATATTTAATGCTTTTAACACCTGTACTTTAAAGGCTTTAAAAGTCGTTATTATTGGTCAAGATCCTTACCACAATTACAACCAAGCTAACGGATTGTCGTTTAGTGTTAAAGATGATGTAAAACATCCACCATCTTTAGTAAACATTTTTAAAGAAATTGAAACAGATTTAGGTAAACCTTATCCGTCAAGCGGAAATTTAGAGCCTTGGGCTAAACAAGGCGTGTTTTTGCTAAATGCCACATTAACCGTTAGAGCACATGAAGCAGGTAGCCATCAAAACAAAGGTTGGGAAACCTTTACAGATGCTGTAATAAAAACTATTAGCAAGCAAAAAGAAAATGTTGTGTTTTTACTTTGGGGAGGATTTGCTAAGAAAAAAGCGAAGTTAATAGATGGTACAAAACATCATATATTAACCTCTGGACATCCATCACCATTAAGTGCTAATCGTGGGTATTGGTTTGGAAATAAACATTTTAGTCAGACTAACAGTTTGTTAATATCTGATGGGTTAGATTTGATAAATTGGTAG